From Nitrospira sp., the proteins below share one genomic window:
- a CDS encoding Fic family protein, which yields MYIWERPDWPHFRWDAAQLLNPLAEAHLKQGRLLGRMAGLGFEVRLEAELGAVTEEAITSSAIEGEQLDPASVRSSVARRLGVPGAALGPEDRHVEGMVAMMLDATRDLETPLTRERLFGWQAALIPTGYSGIRKIKTGRWRDDAGGPMQVLSGPIGHEKVHYQAPPAARVEAEMQTLFAWINAPLTVDGIVHAAIAHLWFVTIHPFEDGNGRIARALAERSLARSEKSSQRFYSLASEIRRERPSYYASLEAAQKGELEITPRLLWFIACVSKAIDAAEIGHAAVLRKANFWQRHADVILNERQRKVLNRFLDGFEGKLTARKWAAMAKCSMPTAQRDIKELLDAGMLIRNEGGSKNTSYDVALS from the coding sequence ATGTATATCTGGGAACGTCCTGATTGGCCACACTTCCGCTGGGACGCGGCGCAGCTGCTAAATCCATTAGCTGAAGCGCATCTGAAGCAAGGTCGACTTCTCGGTCGAATGGCCGGTCTAGGCTTCGAGGTCCGCCTGGAAGCCGAACTCGGGGCGGTCACCGAAGAGGCCATCACCAGTTCGGCTATTGAAGGGGAGCAACTCGATCCAGCCAGCGTCCGTTCCTCCGTCGCCCGCCGGCTGGGTGTCCCGGGCGCGGCCCTCGGCCCCGAAGATCGGCATGTGGAGGGCATGGTGGCCATGATGCTCGATGCCACACGTGACCTTGAGACGCCACTCACCCGCGAACGATTGTTTGGGTGGCAGGCGGCGTTGATCCCGACCGGCTATTCGGGAATCCGTAAGATCAAGACGGGTAGATGGCGCGACGACGCCGGTGGTCCGATGCAAGTGCTCTCCGGTCCAATCGGCCACGAAAAAGTCCATTATCAGGCCCCCCCTGCTGCGCGAGTTGAGGCCGAGATGCAGACCTTGTTCGCCTGGATCAATGCACCGCTGACTGTCGATGGAATCGTCCATGCGGCGATCGCCCATTTATGGTTTGTCACGATCCATCCGTTCGAAGATGGCAATGGACGCATCGCACGAGCCCTCGCAGAACGGAGCCTGGCCCGTTCCGAAAAGTCCTCACAGCGATTCTATAGTCTTGCGAGCGAGATCCGCCGGGAACGGCCCTCCTATTACGCGTCCCTCGAAGCCGCGCAAAAGGGAGAGTTAGAAATCACCCCACGGCTGCTCTGGTTTATCGCGTGCGTCTCAAAAGCCATTGATGCCGCAGAAATCGGGCACGCGGCTGTCCTGCGCAAAGCCAATTTCTGGCAACGCCATGCGGACGTCATCCTGAATGAACGGCAGCGGAAAGTACTGAACCGCTTTCTCGACGGTTTTGAGGGCAAGCTTACGGCACGGAAGTGGGCAGCGATGGCGAAGTGTTCCATGCCGACCGCCCAGCGCGATATCAAGGAATTACTGGACGCTGGGATGCTCATCCGCAACGAAGGTGGGAGCAAAAATACGAGCTATGATGTGGCACTGTCCTAG
- a CDS encoding tyrosine-type recombinase/integrase, translated as MESYAHTPPDDLPSFLERIRTHYPSVYLALKLALASGLRRGEVLRLNGQSVDVQAWTMRLPSRKSTTMPTRDVTVSPALASELRRYRSAKRRARRLR; from the coding sequence ATGGAATCCTATGCACACACGCCTCCTGATGACCTGCCCTCCTTCTTGGAGCGGATTCGGACGCACTATCCGTCTGTCTATCTGGCCCTCAAGCTTGCGCTGGCATCCGGCCTGCGCCGGGGCGAAGTCTTACGGTTGAACGGGCAGTCGGTGGATGTGCAGGCCTGGACAATGCGCCTCCCGTCACGCAAGAGCACGACGATGCCCACGCGGGACGTGACGGTGTCGCCCGCGCTGGCGAGCGAACTCCGCCGCTATCGGTCTGCGAAGCGGCGCGCGCGCCGGCTGCGCTAA
- a CDS encoding helix-turn-helix domain-containing protein, which produces MSYEPVSSPFLTLKEAAVLLRYSASSLYNRRDIPRHKMPGSKDWRYDREQLIAWAKSAAPQRLEPKPEPSAVSPAMPPEPRKVPRHRTSRYR; this is translated from the coding sequence ATGTCTTACGAACCTGTGTCGAGTCCGTTTCTCACCTTAAAGGAAGCTGCGGTGCTGCTTCGCTATAGCGCGAGCAGCCTGTACAACCGGCGTGATATTCCCCGCCACAAAATGCCGGGGTCCAAGGATTGGCGCTATGACCGTGAACAGCTGATTGCCTGGGCCAAATCCGCCGCCCCCCAGCGGTTAGAGCCGAAGCCCGAGCCATCCGCTGTCTCACCCGCGATGCCTCCGGAACCCCGGAAGGTTCCGCGTCACCGCACCTCACGTTATCGATAA
- a CDS encoding type II toxin-antitoxin system VapC family toxin, with product MTRLLLDSSAYIAFKKRHPEVLEILPQAEEIWLSPIVLGELRAGFLQGSKRESNERELRMFLESARVSVLIVDEETSERYATIRVALKKAGTPVAANDIWIAASAMQHGLPILTSDRDFQNISQVIVRHFLPV from the coding sequence ATGACCCGGCTGCTTCTGGATAGCTCCGCCTATATCGCGTTCAAGAAAAGACACCCCGAGGTGCTTGAGATCCTTCCTCAAGCCGAAGAGATATGGCTCAGTCCGATTGTCCTCGGAGAGCTTCGCGCGGGCTTTCTCCAGGGCAGCAAACGCGAAAGCAATGAGCGTGAGTTACGAATGTTTCTGGAATCCGCGCGCGTCAGCGTGCTGATCGTGGACGAAGAGACGTCGGAACGGTACGCGACCATTCGCGTGGCGTTGAAAAAGGCCGGCACCCCGGTTGCCGCTAACGATATCTGGATTGCTGCCAGCGCCATGCAGCACGGGCTTCCCATCCTCACCTCAGACCGCGATTTTCAGAACATTTCCCAGGTCATTGTTCGCCACTTTCTCCCCGTCTAG